The Coffea arabica cultivar ET-39 chromosome 4e, Coffea Arabica ET-39 HiFi, whole genome shotgun sequence genome includes a window with the following:
- the LOC113740587 gene encoding uncharacterized protein gives MGRHSCCVKQKLRKGLWSPEEDEKLFNYITRFGVGCWSSVPKLAGLQRCGKSCRLRWINYLRPDLKRGMFSQQEEDLILRLHEVLGNRWAQIAAQLPGRTDNEIKNFWNSCLKKKLMKQGIDPITHQPLSENEARDHEEKNSTDNRASLQMVPFSSGLLPNLPSSGMEKAYPITSTTSSYCLGGNTEFSRDQQMVSKQVLDPLFLLEFQATIDPCGYDKFLSTQYQYTMRPQNQSTEFEGNANYAYGSMPTLTNFDQRSVTDTDFSDSSNSRMSSFLMNEAKESSSNSTSNINSGHPSIQIHTMAAESANVFSWEADHQNKFDSVFDYQQQFNEIKIEEDHKPRPWQEGQLQAHNSGDFSNYPLTSLSEEDLSGASLDVFHQI, from the exons ATGGGTCGCCACTCCTGTTGTGTAAAACAGAAGCTAAGGAAAGGCTTGTGGTCACCAGAAGAAGATGAGAAGTTGTTCAATTACATTACTAGATTTGGCGTTGGCTGCTGGAGTTCAGTCCCTAAGCTAGCTG GTTTGCAGAGGTGTGGAAAGAGTTGCAGATTGAGATGGATAAACTACTTAAGGCCTGATCTTAAAAGAGGAATGTTCTCTCAGCAAGAGGAGGATCTCATTCTTAGGCTTCATGAAGTTCTGGGGAACAG GTGGGCTCAAATTGCAGCACAATTACCAGGAAGAACAGATAATGAGATAAAGAACTTCTGGAATTCATGTCTCAAGAAGAAGCTAATGAAACAAGGAATTGATCCAATTACTCACCAGCCATTATCCGAAAATGAAGCAAGAGATCATGAGGAGAAGAATAGTACAGATAATAGAGCATCATTGCAGATGGTACCCTTTTCTAGTGGATTACTTCCAAATTTACCATCATCTGGAATGGAGAAAGCATATCCAATCACTAGTACAACAAGCAGTTATTGCCTTGGTGGAAATACTGAATTTTCGCGAGATCAGCAAATGGTGAGCAAACAAGTCCTTGATCCATTGTTTCTGTTAGAATTCCAAGCAACCATTGATCCTTGTGGATATGATAAATTTCTTAGTACACAGTATCAATACACCATGAGGCCTCAGAATCAGAGCACTGAATTTGAGGGGAATGCGAATTATGCATACGGTTCAATGCCAACGTTAACAAATTTCGACCAAAGAAGTGTGACAGATACAGATTTTTCTGatagctcaaattcaagaatGAGTTCATTCTTGATGAATGAGGCAAAGGAAAGCTCAAGCAATAGTACTTCCAATATCAACAGTGGCCATCCTTCAATTCAGATTCATACCATGGCAGCTGAAAGTGCTAATGTATTTTCATGGGAAGCTGATCATCAGAATAAGTTTGATTCAGTTTTTGATTATCAACAGCAATTTAATGAGATCAAGATTGAAGAAGATCATAAGCCAAGGCCATGGCAAGAAGGCCAGCTTCAAGCACACAATTCAGGAGATTTCAGTAACTATCCATTGACATCACTATCTGAAGAAGACTTGAGTGGGGCAAGCCTGGATGTCTTCCACCAAATATAA
- the LOC113742906 gene encoding histone deacetylase 6, with amino-acid sequence MDSSDAGGASLASGPDGTKRRVTYFYEPNIGDYYYGQGHPMKPHRIRMAHNLIVHYSLHRKMEINRPFPAKRDDIRRFHSQEYVDFLSSVTPVTVHDHTHSRHLKRFNVGEDCPVFDGLFEFCQASAGGSIGAAVKLNRQDADIAINWAGGLHHAKKSEASGFCYVNDIVLGILELLKVHRRVLYIDIDIHHGDGVEEAFFTTDRVMTVSFHKFGDFFPGTGHIKDLGVGQGKYYALNVPLNDGMDDGSFRDLFRPVIQKVMEVYQPDAVVLQCGADSLAGDRLGCFNLSVKGHADCLRFLRSFNVPLMVLGGGGYTIRNVARCWCYETAVAVGIEPDNNLPYNEYYEYFGPDYTLHVEPSLMENKNSARDLERIRNMLLEQLTKLTHAPSVQFQTTPPITEAPEVAEQSMDQRPQPRIWNGENYESDSDEDEKPRHRSINSNVTPMTDADMRDISD; translated from the exons ATGGACTCCTCCGACGCCGGCGGTGCCTCTCTGGCTTCAGGTCCCGACGGAACTAAGCGGCGCGTGACATATTTCTACGAGCCGAACATAGGCGACTACTACTATGGACAAGGCCACCCCATGAAACCCCACCGCATTCGCATGGCCCACAATCTCATCGTCCACTACTCTCTTCACCGGAAAATGGAAATCAACCGCCCCTTCCCGGCCAAGCGAGACGACATCCGCCGCTTCCATTCTCAGGAATACGTCGACTTCCTCTCCAGTGTTACGCCGGTCACTGTTCACGACCATACCCACTCGCGTCATCTCAAGAGGTTCAATGTCGgcgaggactgccctgttttcgACGGGCTTTTTGAGTTTTGTCAGGCATCCGCCGGCGGATCGATTGGCGCCGCCGTTAAACTCAACCGGCAAGATGCTGATATAGCCATCAATTGGGCTGGTGGACTTCATCATGCTAAGAAAAGTGAGGCTTCTGGTTTTTGTTATGTCAATGACATTGTTCTTGGCATCCTCGAGCTCCTCAAAGTCCACAGG CGTGTATTATATATAGATATTGACATCCACCACGGAGATGGTGTTGAGGAGGCATTTTTCACCACTGACAGAGTAATGACTGTGTCTTTCCATAAATTTGGGGACTTTTTCCCTGGTACGGGGCACATTAAAGATCTTGGGGTGGGTCAGGGGAAGTACTATGCCCTTAATGTCCCATTAAATGATGGAATGGATGATGGGAGTTTCCGTGATTTATTCCGTCCTGTCATCCAAAAGGTTATGGAGGTCTATCAGCCCGATGCAGTTGTTCTTCAATGTGGAGCAGATTCCCTGGCTGGCGACAGGTTGGGTTGCTTCAACTTATCTGTTAAAGGTCATGCAGACTGCCTACGTTTCCTTAGATCTTTCAATGTCCCTTTAATGGTTCTAGGTGGGGGAGGTTATACAATTCGCAATGTTGCACGCTGCTGGTGCTATGag ACAGCAGTTGCAGTTGGCATAGAACCTGATAATAACTTACCTTACAATGAGTATTACGAGTACTTTGGCCCAGATTACACTCTTCATGTGGAACCAAGCCTCATGGAGAACAAAAATTCAGCCCGGGATTTGGAAAGAATCAG GAATATGTTACTTGAGCAGCTTACAAAATTGACTCATGCACCAAGTGTACAATTCCAAACAACACCTCCCATTACAGAAGCTCCGGAAGTG GCTGAGCAAAGCATGGATCAAAGGCCACAACCTCGGATCTGGAATGGTGAAAATTATGAATCTGATAGTGATGAAGATGAAAAGCCTCGACACCGTAGCATAAATAGCAATGTTACACCAATGACAGATGCTGACATGAG GGATATATCTGATTAA